In the Carassius auratus strain Wakin chromosome 50, ASM336829v1, whole genome shotgun sequence genome, one interval contains:
- the znf276 gene encoding zinc finger protein 276, with product MMKRAARHARRGRAGKRACNRARTDEHTAADTGRMSTGFCRLCHGKFSTRRLRQAFAQLQGESCAVYPLFCTDFQQLLGIPMNRDPSLSQFICNNCHAQFYKCHSILLDFRNRVNLTPVSRDRNSTECSSSQEDITLFRSHITSDRRCLHGLVSWAHSHAEDCHSCPDLQEVLEGQCRGALKVVWRCVDGHTYVMDTNGAQARSNAGPETTKTQCDDREKANKEDHQSASRTNSNHTARSGEAAAPQNHSSDADRTQDMHTCEEATSVAPLLMDGDDVDSDLSDKNVLSDEECEDRRKSGSSEDSSDLNTDKRCSKRKETKTLEPKARRKPGPKPGWKNNIKAEREELPTIYKCPHQGCTAVYRGADGMKKHIKEHHEEVRERPCPHPGCNKVFMIDRYLQRHVKLIHTEVRNYICDECGQTFKQRKHLSVHQMRHSGAKPLQCEVCGFQCRQRASLKYHMTKHKAEADLEFACVICGKRFEKAHNLNVHMSMVHPLLQGGSGSVPPDASASSPPAAQHDISCVLDSLQPKLTDRTV from the exons GCCGAATGAGCACTGGATTCTGTCGACTCTGTCATGGGAAGTTTTCCACGCGGCGGCTGCGGCAGGCGTTTGCGCAGCTGCAAGGCGAGTCCTGCGCCGTGTACCCACTCTTCTGCACAGACTTCCAGCAGCTCTTAGGAATCCCCATGAACAGAGACCCCAGTCTGTCCCAATTCATCTGCAACAACTGCCATGCTCAGTTCTACAAGTGCCACAGCATCCTGCTGGACTTCAGGAACCGAGTCAACCTGACGCCCGTCTCCAGAGACAG GAACAGCACTGAATGCTCGTCGTCACAGGAAGACATCACTTTATTCC GGTCACACATCACATCAGACAGACGGTGTCTGCACGGTCTGGTGTCATGGGCTCACAGTCACGCGGAGGACTGCCATTCCTGCCCCGACCTGCAGGAGGTGCTGGAGGGCCAGTGTCGAGGGGCCCTGAAGGTGGTGTGGAGATGTGTGGACGGTCACACTTATGTGATGGACACCAACGGCGCTCAGGCCAGATCAAACGCTGGACCGGAAACCACTAAAACTCAATGTGATGACAGAGAAAAGGCAAACAAAGAGGACCACCAATCAGCATCGAGAACTAACAGCAACCACACGGCGAGATCAGGTGAAGCTGCTGCACCTCAGAATCACAGCAGTGATGCAGACCGAACACAAG ACATGCACACCTGTGAGGAAGCCACTTCAGTAGCACCACTGCTGATGGACGGAGATGATGTGGACAGCGATCTCTCAGACAA AAACGTGTTGAGTGATGAAGAGTGTGAGGACAGGAGGAAGAGTGGTTCATCTGAAGACAGCTCAGATCTGAACACTGACAAGCG TTGTTCAAAGAGAAAAGAGACCAAGACACTGGAACCCAAAGCCAGGAGGAAACCTGGACCCAAGCCTGGCTGGAAGAACAACATCAAGGCAGAGCG AGAGGAGCTGCCCACCATCTACAAGTGTCCTCACCAGGGCTGTACAGCGGTCTACAGAGGAGCCGACGGCATGAAG AAACACATCAAGGAGCATCACGAGGAGGTGCGGGAGAGACCGTGTCCACATCCAGGCTGCAACAAGGTCTTCATGATCGACAGATACCTGCAGAGACACGTCAAACTCATCCACACAG AGGTGAGGAACTACATCTGTGACGAGTGTGGCCAGACGTTCAAGCAGAGGAAGCATCTGTCAGTGCATCAGATGCGTCACTCCGGAGCCAAGCCGCTGCA gtgtgagGTGTGCGGCTTCCAGTGCCGTCAGCGGGCCTCGCTCAAGTATCACATGACCAAGCACAAGGCGGAGGCGGACCTGGAGTTTGCTTGTGTGATCTGTGGCAAACGCTTCGAGAAGGCACACAATCTGAACGTGCACATGTCTATGGTGCATCCTCTCCTGCAGGGCGGCAGCGGTTCAGTTCCTCCAGACGCGTCCGCCAGCAGCCCCCCGGCAGCTCAACACGACATCAGCTGTGTGCTGGACAGTCTTCAGCCCAAACTCACTGACCGCACCGTATAG